One window of the Zea mays cultivar B73 chromosome 3, Zm-B73-REFERENCE-NAM-5.0, whole genome shotgun sequence genome contains the following:
- the LOC100280924 gene encoding ATP-dependent rRNA helicase spb4: MAASTAAAAARKGALTDQRFSELSPALSPEVVEALDRGGFQRCTPVQAAAIPHLLSHKDVAVDAATGSGKTLAFIVPVVEILRRRSSPPKSHEVLALIISPTRELSSQIFNVAQPFFATLNGVSSMLLVGGLDIKAELKKVEEEGANILVGTPGKLFDIMHTDALEYKNLEILILDEADRLLDMGFQKHINFILSMLPKLRRTGLFSATQTKAVADLSKAGLRNPIRVEVKTEAKSTSKDAGQQELGPSITPLGLRLEYMICEASKKSSQLVDFLVQNSGKKIMVYFATCACVDYWAVVLPLIKSLKGSPIIAYHGKMKQSLREKALASFSALSSGVLVCTDVAARGLDIPSVDLIVQYDPPQDPNVFIHRAGRTARYDQEGDAIVFLLPKEDTYVEFLKLRGVPLTERECLANTDDVIPQIRSAALEDRNVMEKGLRAFVSFVRAYKEHHCSYIFRWKDLEIGKLAMEYGLLQIPSMPEVKHHSLSLEGFISVDDVDITQIKYKDKAREKQRKKALKRKAEEEAQNPKPERKRPPEKPEKPKRKKTGKQRQSIQTKEDLDELAHEYRLLKKLKRGDIDEEEYEKLTGFGDSDGEASDGDGSNLDERKKGNKAQKKTKQRGKCKSGSKKFEGRSKLRSKRR, translated from the exons ATGGCAGCatccacggcggcggcggccgcgcgGAAGGGAGCGCTGACGGATCAGAGGTTCTCGGAGCTTTCCCCCGCGCTATCCCCGGAGGTGGTGGAGGCACTGGACCGCGGCGGCTTCCAGCGGTGCACGCCCGTGCAGGCGGCGGCCATCCCGCACCTGCTGTCGCACAAGGACGTCGCCGTCGACGCCGCCACAGGCTCCGGGAAGACCCTTGCCTTCATCGTCCCCGTCGTTGAGATCCTCCGCCGCCGCTCCTCCCCGCCCAAGTCACACGAG GTCCTTGCTCTGATTATCTCTCCCACGAGAGAATTGTCCTCGCAAATATTCAATGTGGCCCAGCCCTTCTTCGCGACCCTGAATGGCGTGTCGTCCATGCTCCTGGTGGGTGGGCTGGATATCAAAGCAGAGCTCAAGAAGGTAGAGGAAGAGGGCGCAAACATATTGGTGGGCACTCCCGGGAAGCTGTTTGATATAATGCACACTGATGCTCTAGAGTACAAGAATCTTGAG ATTTTGATCCTAGATGAGGCTGATAGGCTCTTGGATATGGGATTCCAGAAACATATTAACTTCATACTTTCAATGTTGCCAAAGCTGAGGAGGACTGGGCTTTTCTCAGCTACCCAGACGAAAGCTGTTGCGGACCTATCCAAAGCAGGGTTGAGAAATCCTATAAGGGTTGAGGTTAAGACAGAGGCAAAGTCCACAAGCAAAGATGCTGGACAGCAAGAGCTTGGTCCATCCATAACACCATTAGGGCTTCGGTTGGAG TATATGATATGTGAAGCATCAAAGAAGTCATCTCAGCTTGTTGATTTCCTTGTGCAGAATAGTGGGAAGAAAATAATGGT ATATTTTGCAACATGTGCTTGTGTAGATTATTGGGCTGTTGTTCTTCCACTAATTAAGTCGCTTAAAGGTTCTCCAATAATTGCTTACCATGGGAAGATGAAACAG AGCCTTCGAGAGAAAGCTTTGGCATCATTTTCTGCTCTTTCAAGTGGCGTTCTAGTCTGCACTGATGTTGCAGCAAGGGGTCTTGACATACCAAGTGTTGATCTGATTGTGCAG TATGATCCACCTCAAGATCCCAACGTTTTCATACATAGAGCTGGCCGTACAGCACGCTATGATCAAGAAGGGGATGCTATTGTTTTTCTCTTACCAAAG GAGGATACTTATGTTGAGTTCTTGAAGCTTCGAGGTGTTCCTCTCACAGAAAGGGAATGCCTCGCAAACACTGATGATGTCATACCGCAG ATTAGAAGTGCTGCGCTCGAAGATCGTAATGTCATGGAGAAAGGACTTAGAGCGTTTGTTTCGTTTGTTCGAGCATACAAGGAGCACCACTGCTCTTACATTTTTAGGTGGAAAGATCTCGAGATTGGAAAACTAGCTATGGAGTATGGTTTACTCCAGATCCCATCCATGCCAGAAGTGAAGCATCATTCTCTTTCACTAGAGGGATTTATTTCTGTTGATGATGTTGATATTACACAAATCAAGTACAA GGATAAAGCTCGAGAAAAACAACGCAAGAAGGCGCTGAAAAGGAAAGCAGAAGAGGAGGCTCAAAATCCAAAGCCGGAGAGGAAGAGACCTCCAGAGAAGCCGGAGAAGCCAAAGCGGAAGAAGACGGGCAAGCAGCGTCAGTCAATCCAAACCAAGGAGGACCTGGATGAGCTGGCGCACGAGTACCGGCTTCTGAAGAAGCTCAAACGTGGAGACATCGATGAAGAGGAGTACGAGAAGCTCACTGGGTTCGGAGATTCTGATGGCGAAGCTTCCGATGGGGATGGGAGCAACTTGGACGAGAGGAAGAAGGGCAACAAGGCGCAGAAGAAAACCAAGCAGAGAGGAAAATGCAAAAGTGGGTCTAAGAAGTTCGAAGGGAGGAGTAAATTGAGGAGCAAAAGAAGATAG